In the Hyla sarda isolate aHylSar1 chromosome 9, aHylSar1.hap1, whole genome shotgun sequence genome, ATCCAAAGATCTGAGCAGCCAGACCTCGGGTAATGTTTTTGGTTGTTTAGGTTCTTATGTCTTTATTAGCAGTTACTGCCTGGTATGAGGGGTTCACTGGCGTTTCGGGGGAATGACCACCACGGCTGGTTTGTTCTTGGGCCTCCACATCAGCACCTGTGCGTCATTGGCATTTGGCTTTACCAGCGCGCTCGGAGGTATGGGCTCATTTTTGTTGAGGACTTTCGGCTGTTCCTGTGCAAAAGGTTCCTGTAGTTTGGCTCTCTGTCCCAGCGGTAAGTGCGGCTTGACCTCAATCTCTAGTTTCATCCTCCACTTGATGGTGTGCAGAATAACCAGGTCACCGTTGGCCATGTTGATGGCCACCAACCATGTGGTAAAACTTTGGTCCCTTTGGATGCCAGTCAACATAGGCACAATGGAATCGCTAACAGGCACTGCCCACGTCACGCTGGGGTAGAAGTTATCATTCATACTGACGGTAAACTTGGTGTCCCGTTTGGTGGGGCCGGTCACAGTGCAGGTCTCGGTGGTATTGCCGTACCAGGGATAGTTGACGCCGTCTGAGTCACTGATAGCCGGGATCTTACCATTCAAAAGGTCCGGAAGTTCCCAACTAGATCTGAGGATGAAACAAAAACAGATCAGCTGTAAGGATATAGAAGTCTTATTATAATAATTGTTTACTGTATAGATTCCTATGAAATAGTATTGTCTACTGCGCTGCTCCATATTCTACCGTATATAATCCAACAAAAGCCAGGAGGACATTCTTATGGGGATTTATCCTGTGCTTGGACATGCCAAGCAAACAGCCATAACATCATGTGCACAGCGCCTTAGAGGGGTTCTAAAAACCGCACAGGATAGGTCATGTTAGATTTGGTGGGTGTGCAACCCTGCTGATCACTCATACCCCCTTCCTTATTTTACATATTCTGAGCAGTAATACCAGGCACAGACACGTGTTCTGAATACAGGAAGAGAAAGTAAGAAGCTgacccctctctcctcctccagacccctctctcctcctccagacccctctctcctcctccagacccctctctcctcctccagacccctctctcctcctcgtccagacccctctctcctcctccagacccctctctcctcctcctccagacccctctctcctcctcctcctcctcctccagactcctctctcctcctccaaactcctctgtcctccagacccctctctcctcctcctccagacccctctctcctcctcctccagacccctctctcctcctccaagctcctctgtcctcctcctccagacccctctctcctcctccaagctcctctgtcctcctcctccagacccctctctcctcctcctccagacccctctctcctcctccaaactcctctgtcctcctcctccagacccctctctcctcctcctccagacccctctctcctcctcctccagacccctctctcctcctcctccagacccctctctcctcctcctccagacccctctctcctcctcctcctccagccccctctctcctcctcctccagacccctctctcctcctcctccagactcctctctcctcctcctccagaccc is a window encoding:
- the FAM78A gene encoding protein FAM78A isoform X2 codes for the protein MMTTPSPCVNTDLHCRVPPSRKRRHEIYIRTQGGDCCRLVGPGQRLLGKYPHTPTGGRCTVCCRSSWELPDLLNGKIPAISDSDGVNYPWYGNTTETCTVTGPTKRDTKFTVSMNDNFYPSVTWAVPVSDSIVPMLTGIQRDQSFTTWLVAINMANGDLVILHTIKWRMKLEIEVKPHLPLGQRAKLQEPFAQEQPKVLNKNEPIPPSALVKPNANDAQVLMWRPKNKPAVVVIPPKRQ
- the FAM78A gene encoding protein FAM78A isoform X1, translated to MDIAKEIYHLNYYSRRDEVSPIRALQGPGRRNVQVFMRRRPQDCLSLLEIALVLNTMGCIQSLSCKPKVFRESIAVLDVKASIDSAPTSIDESSAVVLRYRTPHFRASAQVLVPPIPGKDSWRVGWIQACNHMEFYNHYGDLGISSWELPDLLNGKIPAISDSDGVNYPWYGNTTETCTVTGPTKRDTKFTVSMNDNFYPSVTWAVPVSDSIVPMLTGIQRDQSFTTWLVAINMANGDLVILHTIKWRMKLEIEVKPHLPLGQRAKLQEPFAQEQPKVLNKNEPIPPSALVKPNANDAQVLMWRPKNKPAVVVIPPKRQ